The Vitis vinifera cultivar Pinot Noir 40024 chromosome 16, ASM3070453v1 DNA segment tctcttttaattttttgaccCATAAAATTGATTCAcatattacattttctttttattattttcacttttttcaaaatttcactCACCACTTTCACTAAAAGATGGGAAACTTGAATGGCGTGCatttaatcattttctttatattttcataataaggGGCAACACCAACTTCAAGTAGTAACTTGTTTTGTTAGTTTAGGCCATCCCAATACTCAGATCTTATCTCATGTATTGAACTCTGATTtacctggtaataaggatcgttCTTCTTTATCTCTTGAGTGTGATTCTTGCAAACTTGGTAAAAGTAAAACTCTTCCATTCCCTTTGCATGCAAGTAGAGCATCTTACTACTTTGATCTTAtccatagtgatgtttggggaccttcccCGGTTAGTTCAcatgagaaatttaaatattatgtgactttcattgatgatcatagCAGATTTACTTGGGTCTACTTTCTTCGCTCTAAATCTGAGGACTTTCGTCCTTTCACTGAGTTTTTAGCGTATGTTGACAATcaattttctacttctattaAGACATTACGCACAGATTTCGATGGTGAGTATTTTTCTAATGAGTTTCAAGCATTCTTGGCTTCTAAGGGTATTATTCATCAACGTTCATGTCCCTCTACTCCttaacaaaatggagttgccgAACGCAAAAATCATCATCTTCTAGATGTGGTATGTACTCTCTTGTTATAATCTTTTGTTCCATCCATGTTTTGGGTAGAGGCTCTAAAACCTGCTACTCACTTGATTAATCGTTTACCTTCTCAAGTCCTACATATGGAGTCTCCCTATTTCCGCTTATTTGCTAAGCAACCTAGTTATGATCACCTTCGTATTTTTTGTTATGTATGCTTTGTTCATTTACCTCCTCATGAGCGACATAAATTATCTGCTCAATCTGTTCGATGTGCTTTCTTGGGATATAATATGTGTCAAAAGGGATTTGTTTGCTATGATCCTACATTACATCGTACACGTATTTCTaggaatgttattttctttgaaaatcaacatttcttTCTTGTATCCTCTTCTACTGTGGTTCTCCCCTCCTTTGAGCAGTGGTTCTTAGATCTTCATCCAGTCAGTTCTCGCTTTCAACCAAGTGTTGTGTATATGAGACGCTCCCGCCCACAGTCTCTTTCGGTGGCTCACCCGATATCTGATCCTACCACGCTCCAGATTCAGTCAGTTGTAGCACTTTCAATACGTCTCTCTTCTCGAGTGTCTATACCTCCAAATAGGTATGGATTTCCCTCTTCCAGTTCTGGCAATTCTATTTTAGCTCTTACTGCTGCATTGTCCAATTTTGATATTCCCACATGCTACTCACATGCTGCCAAGCATGATTGTTGGCAACAAGCTATGCAGGAAGAAATTGCCGCTCTAGAGGCCAATCACACTTGGGACATTGAGCCATGTCCTCCCATTATTGTTCCTctgggttgcaaatgggtttacTCAGTCAAGGTCCGATCTGATGGAAGTTTGGATCGTTATAAAGCTCGGCTTGTTGCACTTGGGAATAATCAGGAATATGGTGTCAATTATGAAGAGACCATTGCTCCTGTGGCTAAAATGACTATTGTTCGTACAATTCTAGCTCTTGCTGCTTCTAGTGATTGGCCACTACATTAGATGgatgtaaaaaatgtttttcttcatggggatcttaaaGAGTGTATTTATATGAAGCCACCCCCGGGATTGTTTCCCTCTCTGACTTCACATGTGTGTAAGCTTCGTCGCtctctttatggtctcaaacaggCTCCGAGGGCTTGGTTTGATAAATTTTGCACCACTTTATTGCAATTTTCATTCAGGCAGAGCAAGTATGACACTTCCTTGTTTCTTCGGAAATCAGACATGGgtattgttgttcttttggtttatgttgatgatattgtggTCACTGGTTTCGATTCTGCTTTACTTGGTCAGCTCAAAACTCATCTCTCCGAGTCctttcatatgaaagatcttgggtcTCTCACATATTTTCTTGGTCTTGAGGTGCATCATAGTCTCTCTGGTATTTCCCTCAATCAACATAAGTATGCGAGTGACTTGGTGGCTATAGCTAGTCTACAAGGGGCTACTTCTATTGATACTCCCATGGAATTAAATGTCAAGCTTCGCAAAGAGGAGGGCGACTTACTTGTTGATCCCAGTTTATACAAGAAGTTGGTGGGTAGCCTTgtttatctcaccattactagaCCGGACATTTCTTTTGTTGTACAGCAAGTCAGCCAGTTCCTTCAGACTCCTCATCATCTTCATTTGGCTACTGTCCGTAGGATCATACGCTATGCTCAAGGCACTTCTACTCGTGTCTTGTTCTTCCCTACAGGTAATTCTACTCGCCTTGCTGCTTATAGTGATGCTGATTGGGATGGTTGTGTGAATACCCGTCGCTCCATCACTGGTTGGTGTGTGCTCTTAGGTGATGCATTGAtatcttggaaaagtaagaagcaagacaGAGTCTCTAAGTCATTTACGGAATCTGAGTACTGGGCGATGTCTCTTGCTTGTTTtgaaatcatttggcttcgagGTTTGCTTGCGAAGTTAGATTTTTCTGAGACCGATCCTACACCTCTACATGCCAATAATACAAGTGCTATTCAGATCACGACCAATCCTGTCTATCATGAgcgcacaaagcatattgaagtggattgtcactctatccgtgaagcctttg contains these protein-coding regions:
- the LOC109124148 gene encoding uncharacterized mitochondrial protein AtMg00810-like: MGIVVLLVYVDDIVVTGFDSALLGQLKTHLSESFHMKDLGSLTYFLGLEVHHSLSGISLNQHKYASDLVAIASLQGATSIDTPMELNVKLRKEEGDLLVDPSLYKKLVGSLVYLTITRPDISFVVQQVSQFLQTPHHLHLATVRRIIRYAQGTSTRVLFFPTGNSTRLAAYSDADWDGCVNTRRSITGWCVLLGDALISWKSKKQDRVSKSFTESEYWAMSLACFEIIWLRGNKLTFGAEIS